One Salvia splendens isolate huo1 chromosome 12, SspV2, whole genome shotgun sequence genomic window carries:
- the LOC121756990 gene encoding uncharacterized protein LOC121756990 has protein sequence MDESWRMRIGMPTPPSPPPILQRPIHHLHRPVASLRRESTGDAEDFSDVFGGPPRTILSHQFSSGFPRSSSSSSTGYCYEEIFPPPEKAGPPPPGRSLPEFRIPSRHHKREENGFYRDIFGWDDERVVRSRSRSKASSSSVLSSEELSPLRPSFSVDGGGDDVYSFASKLGPINVRTRWNSTSLGHEDQNMMPPFSSSHGSDSLRSYSLGFGRRNASLETISLDPVLNRVSADDMELNNSPSSAVSSVCHSSLGRDEVDVLRADEVEEEEEEEDEVMSSYVIEISSENREGTCESNGVDEAIAWAKEKSQTHYSECEAEKTTHDVLNGHQASEGHTDSFGSLDKQQVRWEIVEEEQQLEHMDKQQVKWEIVEEEEQLEYMVQTETDVLEEKIRLWSGGKEADIRLLLSSLHHILWPNSGWSPVPLANIIEATQVKKTYQRARLCLHPDKLQQRGAMPQQKYVADKAFSILQDAWAAFISLDVF, from the exons ATGGATGAGTCATGGCGAATGAGGATCGGAATGCCCACTCCTCCTTCGCCCCCGCCCATACTCCAGCGACCAATCCACCACCTCCACCGGCCCGTCGCCTCCCTCCGCCGGGAATCCACCGGCGACGCAGAAGACTTCAGCGACGTCTTCGGCGGGCCACCTCGAACGATCCTCTCCCACCAATTCTCCTCCGGCTTCCCGCGAtcttcatcctcctcctcaacggGCTACTGCTACGAGGAGATTTTCCCGCCACCGGAGAAAGCGGGGCCGCCTCCTCCGGGGCGGAGCTTGCCGGAGTTCAGGATCCCGAGCCGTCATCACAAACGGGAAGAAAACGGTTTTTACAGAGATATTTTCGGGTGGGATGATGAGAGAGTGGTGAGGTCGAGATCGAGGTCGAAAGCAAGCTCGTCGTCTGTGCTTAGCTCGGAGGAGCTCAGCCCTCTCCGGCCGTCCTTCTCCGtcgacggcggcggcgacgacgttTACTCTTTCGCTTCGAAACTCGG GCCAATTAATGTGAGGACTAGGTGGAATTCAACAAGCCTAGGGCATGAAGATCAAAACATGATGCCGCCATTTTCAAGCAGCCATGGCTCAGACAGTCTGAGGAGCTATAGTTTGGGATTCGGTCGAAGAAACGCCTCTCTGGAGACGATCAGCCTCGATCCGGTCTTAAACAGAGTGTCTGCAGATGACATGGAGCTCAACAACTCACCATCATCTGCAGTTTCCTCAGTCTGTCACTCCTCGTTAGGGCGTGATGAGGTCGATGTTTTGAGGGCGGAcgaggtggaggaggaggaagaggaagaggatgagGTTATGAGCTCGTATGTGATTGAGATCAGTTCCGAGAACAGGGAAGGGACTTGTGAATCCAACGGTGTGGATGAAGCCATAGCGTGGGCGAAGGAGAAGTCACAAACACATTATTCGGAGTGTGAGGCAGAGAAAACCACACATG ATGTGTTGAATGGACATCAAGCTTCCGAGGGACATACAGACAGTTTCGGATCATTG GATAAGCAGCAGGTGAGATGGGAAATAGTAGAAGAGGAACAGCAACTTGAACACATG GATAAGCAACAGGTCAAGTGGGAAATAGTAGAAGAGGAAGAGCAACTTGAATACATG GTACAGACAGAAACGGATGTTCTGGAAGAGAAGATCAGGTTATGGTCAGGTGGCAAGGAAGCTGACATTCGACTGCTGCTTTCTTCCTTGCATCAT ATCTTGTGGCCTAACAGTGGGTGGTCACCGGTGCCATTGGCAAATATAATCGAAGCCACTCAAGTGAAGAAAACGTATCAGAGGGCGCGGCTGTGCCTGCACCCAGACAAGCTCCAACAAAGGGGCGCAATGCCCCAACAGAAGTACGTTGCTGATAAAGCCTTCTCGATTCTTCAG GATGCTTGGGCTGCATTCATCTCTCTGGATGTGTTCTAA
- the LOC121757008 gene encoding solanesyl diphosphate synthase 3, chloroplastic/mitochondrial-like isoform X1 has translation MMSVRGLARLAKSRGRWVYSSLESAPLLLELPSHFRNPLQSSPQVVLGCRVIYAWASNAFSTARQQADLRSSSAVEKQVDPFSVVADELSILADRLRSLVVADVPELASAAEYFFKLGVEGKRFRPTVLLLMATALDLPIQRQTSETAVNALSTELRTRQQCIAEITEMIHVASLLHDDVLDDADTRRGIGSLNYVMGNKLAVLAGNFLLSRAFLALASLKNTEVASLLAKVVDHLVTGEIMQMTTTSDQRCSMEYYMEKTYCKTASLISNSCKAVALLAGQSAEVSNLAFEYGKNLGLAFQLIDDVLDFTGTSTSLGKGSLSDIRHGIVTAPILFATEEFPELRVIVNQGFEKSSNVDRALEYLSMSSGIQRTRELAAKHASLASAAIDALPENEDEVVQRSRRALVELTHTVITRTK, from the exons ATGATGTCGGTGAGAGGGCTCGCGCGGTTGGCGAAGTCCCGTGGTCGATGGGTTTACTCGTCTCTGGAAAGCGCGCCGTTGCTGCTCGAGCTCCCCTCTCACTTTCGAAACCCTCTTCAATCTTCTCCCCAG GTGGTTTTGGGTTGCAGAGTTATTTATGCTTGGGCGTCAAATGCCTTTAGTACTGCCCGGCAACAGGCTGATCTTCGGAGCAGCTCTGCAGTTGAG AAGCAAGTAGACCCGTTTTCTGTAGTTGCTGATGAACTCTCGATTCTCGCGGATCGCTTGAGGTCTTTGGTAGTTGCAGAC GTTCCCGAGCTTGCCTCTGCCGCGGAGTATTTTTTCAAATTAGGAGTTGAGGGAAAAAGATTCAGACCCACT GTCCTTTTATTGATGGCAACGGCTCTAGACTTACCAATTCAGAGGCAAACATCCGAGACAGCAGTCAATGCCTTGTCGACAGAGTTGCGTACAAGACAACAGTGCATTGCCGAAATCACAGAGATGATCCAT GTTGCCAGCCTCCTCCATGATGATGTGCTGGATGATGCTGATACAAGGCGGGGTATTGGCTCGTTGAACTATGTGATGGGAAATAAG CTAGCTGTGTTGGCTGGAAATTTCCTGCTATCTAGAGCTTTTCTGGCTCTTGCTTCCTTGAAAAACACGGAG GTTGCTTCACTCCTGGCTAAAGTCGTGGACCATCTAGTCACCGGTGAGATCATGCAAATGACGACTACATCTGATCAGCGCTGCAG CATGGAATACTACATGGAAAAGACATACTGCAAAACTGCATCATTGATATCCAATAGTTGCAAGGCTGTCGCCCTTCTTGCTGGACAATCGGCAGAAGTTTCAAATTTGGCTTTTGAGTACGGCAAGAACTTG GGGTTGGCATTTCAGTTGATCGATGATGTTCTCGATTTCACCGGCACATCAACTTCTCTCGGGAAGGGGTCTTTGTCCGACATTCGCCAT GGCATTGTTACTGCTCCTATATTGTTCGCTACCGAGGAATTTCCTGAGCTTCGGGTGATTGTTAATCAAGGATTCGAGAAGTCTTCAAATGTGGACCGG GCTCTAGAATATCTCTCAATGAGTAGTGGAATTCAGAGAACTAGAGAGCTAGCAGCAAAGCATGCTAGCCTTGCATCAGCTGCAATCGACGCCCTTCCAGAAAACGAGGATGAGGTCGTGCAGAGGTCAAGGCGGGCGCTTGTAGAATTAACACACACAGTCATCACCAGAACAAAGTAG
- the LOC121757008 gene encoding solanesyl diphosphate synthase 3, chloroplastic/mitochondrial-like isoform X2, giving the protein MMSVRGLARLAKSRGRWVYSSLESAPLLLELPSHFRNPLQSSPQVLGCRVIYAWASNAFSTARQQADLRSSSAVEKQVDPFSVVADELSILADRLRSLVVADVPELASAAEYFFKLGVEGKRFRPTVLLLMATALDLPIQRQTSETAVNALSTELRTRQQCIAEITEMIHVASLLHDDVLDDADTRRGIGSLNYVMGNKLAVLAGNFLLSRAFLALASLKNTEVASLLAKVVDHLVTGEIMQMTTTSDQRCSMEYYMEKTYCKTASLISNSCKAVALLAGQSAEVSNLAFEYGKNLGLAFQLIDDVLDFTGTSTSLGKGSLSDIRHGIVTAPILFATEEFPELRVIVNQGFEKSSNVDRALEYLSMSSGIQRTRELAAKHASLASAAIDALPENEDEVVQRSRRALVELTHTVITRTK; this is encoded by the exons ATGATGTCGGTGAGAGGGCTCGCGCGGTTGGCGAAGTCCCGTGGTCGATGGGTTTACTCGTCTCTGGAAAGCGCGCCGTTGCTGCTCGAGCTCCCCTCTCACTTTCGAAACCCTCTTCAATCTTCTCCCCAG GTTTTGGGTTGCAGAGTTATTTATGCTTGGGCGTCAAATGCCTTTAGTACTGCCCGGCAACAGGCTGATCTTCGGAGCAGCTCTGCAGTTGAG AAGCAAGTAGACCCGTTTTCTGTAGTTGCTGATGAACTCTCGATTCTCGCGGATCGCTTGAGGTCTTTGGTAGTTGCAGAC GTTCCCGAGCTTGCCTCTGCCGCGGAGTATTTTTTCAAATTAGGAGTTGAGGGAAAAAGATTCAGACCCACT GTCCTTTTATTGATGGCAACGGCTCTAGACTTACCAATTCAGAGGCAAACATCCGAGACAGCAGTCAATGCCTTGTCGACAGAGTTGCGTACAAGACAACAGTGCATTGCCGAAATCACAGAGATGATCCAT GTTGCCAGCCTCCTCCATGATGATGTGCTGGATGATGCTGATACAAGGCGGGGTATTGGCTCGTTGAACTATGTGATGGGAAATAAG CTAGCTGTGTTGGCTGGAAATTTCCTGCTATCTAGAGCTTTTCTGGCTCTTGCTTCCTTGAAAAACACGGAG GTTGCTTCACTCCTGGCTAAAGTCGTGGACCATCTAGTCACCGGTGAGATCATGCAAATGACGACTACATCTGATCAGCGCTGCAG CATGGAATACTACATGGAAAAGACATACTGCAAAACTGCATCATTGATATCCAATAGTTGCAAGGCTGTCGCCCTTCTTGCTGGACAATCGGCAGAAGTTTCAAATTTGGCTTTTGAGTACGGCAAGAACTTG GGGTTGGCATTTCAGTTGATCGATGATGTTCTCGATTTCACCGGCACATCAACTTCTCTCGGGAAGGGGTCTTTGTCCGACATTCGCCAT GGCATTGTTACTGCTCCTATATTGTTCGCTACCGAGGAATTTCCTGAGCTTCGGGTGATTGTTAATCAAGGATTCGAGAAGTCTTCAAATGTGGACCGG GCTCTAGAATATCTCTCAATGAGTAGTGGAATTCAGAGAACTAGAGAGCTAGCAGCAAAGCATGCTAGCCTTGCATCAGCTGCAATCGACGCCCTTCCAGAAAACGAGGATGAGGTCGTGCAGAGGTCAAGGCGGGCGCTTGTAGAATTAACACACACAGTCATCACCAGAACAAAGTAG
- the LOC121757006 gene encoding pentatricopeptide repeat-containing protein At4g21300-like → MTNQNFLLFCARATAVISRIHKPAFVRSFYHPVRGLTNPNTDIYSCNRIISGLLKSGSLDSALNLFDEMPERDVITWNIMISGHYRLGLLTESLSLYNQMVLDCCAESSSTFSTILSICSSKGLFREGCEVHCRAVVLGFSTNVYVGSALVDLYLRMGCTGIALRLFGKLQERNLATWNVALRGMCETGRVNELFRMYEEMRLEGVEPNGVTYCYLIRSCGYERGLEEGMQLHCCVIKGGLVDSDLFAANALVDFYSACGSLMETRKVFEAIRPSDVISWNSLVSVCAASGCIHDGLEAFREMHLWDKKPSACSFLGFLKVSSAARDLVFGQQTHCYVLKAGLGSVHVQSALIDMYGKCGEIGDAVGIFDGVLERTLECCNSLMTSLLKSELLEDVVDLFGAMVDEGIGFDEVSLSSALKALAGSSGCTLLHCCAVKSGFESDAAVVCALIDAYSRAGEVGLSCRVFNLLPSPNVICFTSVISALARNGKGKECLEMLDLMIRNGLKPDKVTFLSALMGCSHSGLVEEGRSVFHSMETIHGLEPERQHYSCMVDLLGREGLLDEATEMMKDTPWEDDFVIWSSVLRSCRNHREEQLGSQAAKKLIDLQPENPSSWLQASYFYSDIGDFERTKEYREIATARKVRREIGRSMIEIKS, encoded by the coding sequence ATGACAAACCAGAACTTTCTCTTATTCTGTGCAAGAGCAACAGCAGTGATTTCTCGAATTCATAAACCTGCATTTGTGCGCAGTTTTTATCACCCAGTGCGTGGCCTCACTAATCCCAACACTGATATATACTCGTGTAACAGAATCATCAGCGGCCTGCTAAAATCGGGGTCTTTAGATTCTGCATTGAACCTGTTCGATGAAATGCCTGAACGAGATGTTATTACTTGGAACATCATGATTTCAGGGCATTATCGCCTTGGCTTACTAACAGAGTCCTTGAGTTTGTACAATCAGATGGTTCTCGATTGTTGTGCCGAGAGCTCATCGACGTTTTCGACTATTCTTAGCATCTGCAGCTCCAAAGGGTTGTTTAGAGAAGGATGCGAGGTTCACTGCAGAGCTGTTGTTTTGGGGTTTAGCACAAATGTGTATGTTGGCTCGGCCCTCGTCGATCTCTATCTGCGAATGGGCTGCACCGGCATTGCTCTGAGATTGTTTGGTAAATTGCAAGAGAGAAATTTGGCTACTTGGAACGTTGCTCTGCGTGGAATGTGTGAAACGGGGCGAGTAAATGAACTGTTTAGAATGTATGAGGAGATGAGGTTGGAAGGTGTGGAGCCTAATGGGGTTACGTATTGCTATCTGATTCGGAGCTGTGGCTACGAGAGGGGTTTAGAAGAGGGAATGCAGCTGCACTGCTGTGTGATCAAGGGAGGATTGGTTGATTCAGATTTGTTCGCGGCGAATGCTTTGGTGGATTTTTACTCCGCTTGTGGGAGTTTGATGGAGACGAGGAAGGTGTTTGAGGCTATTCGGCCTTCAGATGTCATTTCTTGGAACTCTTTGGTGTCCGTTTGTGCAGCGAGTGGGTGCATACATGACGGCCTTGAAGCATTCAGGGAAATGCATTTGTGGGATAAGAAGCCCTCGGCTTGTTCGTTCTTGGGGTTCTTGAAAGTGTCTAGTGCGGCTAGGGATTTGGTGTTTGGGCAGCAAACTCATTGCTATGTTCTCAAGGCAGGGCTCGGCTCTGTTCATGTGCAGTCCGCGTTGATTGACATGTACGGGAAATGTGGGGAGATTGGGGATGCGGTTGGCATATTTGACGGGGTTCTTGAGAGGACTCTCGAGTGTTGCAACTCTCTCATGACATCTTTGCTGAAGTCTGAGCTCTTGGAGGATGTTGTTGATTTGTTTGGTGCGATGGTTGATGAGGGGATAGGGTTTGATGAAGTGAGTCTCTCTTCGGCTTTGAAAGCCCTAGCCGGCTCATCTGGCTGCACGTTGCTGCACTGCTGCGCTGTGAAGTCGGGCTTTGAGTCCGATGCTGCAGTAGTGTGTGCTCTGATTGATGCATACTCTAGAGCCGGGGAGGTCGGATTGTCCTGCCGTGTTTTCAATCTGCTTCCATCCCCGAATGTGATATGTTTCACTTCGGTTATCAGTGCCCTAGCGCGAAACGGGAAGGGAAAAGAGTGCCTTGAAATGCTCGATTTGATGATCCGGAACGGCCTGAAGCCCGACAAGGTGACATTCTTGAGTGCCCTAATGGGCTGCAGCCACTCGGGGCTAGTTGAAGAGGGGAGATCGGTTTTCCACTCAATGGAGACGATTCATGGCCTAGAGCCGGAGAGGCAACATTACTCGTGTATGGTCGATCTTCTTGGCCGGGAAGGGCTACTAGACGAAGCAACAGAGATGATGAAAGACACTCCTTGGGAGGATGATTTTGTGATTTGGAGCTCTGTTCTGAGGAGCTGCAGAAATCATCGGGAAGAACAACTCGGGAGTCAAGCTGCCAAGAAGCTGATAGATCTGCAACCGGAGAACCCATCGAGCTGGCTGCAGGCGTCGTACTTCTACTCGGATATTGGAGATTTCGAGAGAACGAAAGAGTACAGAGAGATCGCGACTGCGAGGAAGGTGAGACGAGAGATAGGTCGGAGCATGATTGAAATTAAGAGTTGA
- the LOC121757007 gene encoding CBL-interacting protein kinase 23-like isoform X2 yields MVLRSSRPSGGGGGSSSRTRVGRYELGRTLGEGTFAKVKFAKNLETSENVAIKILDKEKVLKHKMIDQIKREIATMKLIRHPNVIRMYEVMASKTKIYIVMEFITGGELFDKIATRGRLKEDEARKYFQQLVNAVDYCHSRGVYHRDLKPENLLLDASGALKVSDFGLSALPQQVRQDGLLHTTCGTPNYVAPEVIDNKGYDGAKADLWSCGVILFVLMAGYLPFEDSNLMSLYKKIFKADFTCPSWFSSSAKKLIKRILDPKPSTRIMINELLTNEWFKKGFKAPVFEEEEVILDDDINSIFNESADSPNLVVERRDERPPAAPVTMNAFELISTAQGLNLSSLFEKQMGLVKRETRFASKCPANEIISEIEKAAGPMGFDVKKNNYKMKLYGEKSGRKGHLSIATEIFEVAPSLHMVELRKSGGDTLEFHKFYKNLSTGLKDIVWKTGDEVKEERSNESSAAC; encoded by the exons ATGGTGTTGAGATCATCGAGACCaagcggcggcggaggcggcagtAGTAGCCGGACGCGCGTGGGGAGGTATGAATTGGGGAGGACGTTGGGAGAGGGGACTTTTGCCAAAGTGAAGTTTGCTAAGAATCTGGAAACAAGTGAGAATGTGGCAATCAAGATTCTTGATAAGGAGAAGGTTCTCAAACACAAGATGATTGATCAG ATCAAGCGAGAAATTGCAACCATGAAATTGATAAGGCATCCTAATGTCATCCGGATGTATGAG GTTATGGCCAGCAAGACAAAGATATACATTGTCATGGAATTCATCACTGGTGGCGAACTCTTTGACAAAATT GCTACTCGAGGCAGGCTGAAAGAAGACGAAGCAAGGAAATATTTTCAGCAGCTCGTCAACGCGGTCGATTATTGCCACAGCAGGGGTGTTTACCACAGGGATCTTAAG CCGGAGAATTTGCTGCTTGATGCCAGTGGTGCTCTCAAAGTCTCCGATTTTGGCTTAAGCGCCCTACCCCAGCAAGTTCGG CAAGATGGATTGCTTCACACAACATGCGGGACGCCAAATTATGTTGCTCCAGAG GTGATCGACAATAAGGGCTATGATGGAGCCAAGGCTGACCTATGGTCTTGTGGCGttatactttttgtactcatgGCTGGATATCTACCCTTTGAAGACTCGAATCTTATGTCACTCTACAAAAAG ATATTCAAGGCGGACTTCACGTGCCCTTCATGGTTTTCCTCGAGTGCAAAGAAACTAATCAAAAGAATTCTGGATCCCAAGCCGTCCACC CGTATTATGATCAATGAACTCCTCACGAACGAGTGGTTCAAGAAAGGATTCAAGGCACCTGTTTTCGAAGAAGAGGAAGTTATCCTCGACGACGATATCAATTCTATCTTTAATGAATCAGCG GACTCTCCAAACCTCGTTGTGGAGAGGCGCGACGAAAGGCCCCCAGCCGCACCAGTGACTATGAATGCCTTTGAGCTCATCTCCACCGCACAGGGTCTCAATCTCAGCTCCCTCTTCGAAAAGCAAATG GGTCTTGTGAAGCGAGAAACACGATTTGCATCTAAATGCCCGGCCAATGAGATCATATCGGAAATTGAGAAAGCTGCCGGGCCTATGGGGTTTGATGTGAAGAAAAACAACTACAAG ATGAAACTTTATGGGGAGAAATCTGGGCGGAAGGGTCACCTATCCATTGCGACCGAG ATTTTTGAAGTGGCTCCATCACTTCACATGGTTGAGCTTCGCAAGTCCGGGGGAGATACGTTAGAATTCCACAAG TTTTACAAAAACCTTTCGACTGGGTTGAAAGATATCGTATGGAAAACAGGCGATGAAGTAAAAGAAGAAAGGAGTAATG AATCATCAGCGGCCTGCTAA
- the LOC121757007 gene encoding CBL-interacting protein kinase 23-like isoform X1 encodes MVLRSSRPSGGGGGSSSRTRVGRYELGRTLGEGTFAKVKFAKNLETSENVAIKILDKEKVLKHKMIDQIKREIATMKLIRHPNVIRMYEVMASKTKIYIVMEFITGGELFDKIATRGRLKEDEARKYFQQLVNAVDYCHSRGVYHRDLKPENLLLDASGALKVSDFGLSALPQQVRQDGLLHTTCGTPNYVAPEVIDNKGYDGAKADLWSCGVILFVLMAGYLPFEDSNLMSLYKKIFKADFTCPSWFSSSAKKLIKRILDPKPSTRIMINELLTNEWFKKGFKAPVFEEEEVILDDDINSIFNESADSPNLVVERRDERPPAAPVTMNAFELISTAQGLNLSSLFEKQMGLVKRETRFASKCPANEIISEIEKAAGPMGFDVKKNNYKMKLYGEKSGRKGHLSIATEIFEVAPSLHMVELRKSGGDTLEFHKFYKNLSTGLKDIVWKTGDEVKEERSNGTDVSTT; translated from the exons ATGGTGTTGAGATCATCGAGACCaagcggcggcggaggcggcagtAGTAGCCGGACGCGCGTGGGGAGGTATGAATTGGGGAGGACGTTGGGAGAGGGGACTTTTGCCAAAGTGAAGTTTGCTAAGAATCTGGAAACAAGTGAGAATGTGGCAATCAAGATTCTTGATAAGGAGAAGGTTCTCAAACACAAGATGATTGATCAG ATCAAGCGAGAAATTGCAACCATGAAATTGATAAGGCATCCTAATGTCATCCGGATGTATGAG GTTATGGCCAGCAAGACAAAGATATACATTGTCATGGAATTCATCACTGGTGGCGAACTCTTTGACAAAATT GCTACTCGAGGCAGGCTGAAAGAAGACGAAGCAAGGAAATATTTTCAGCAGCTCGTCAACGCGGTCGATTATTGCCACAGCAGGGGTGTTTACCACAGGGATCTTAAG CCGGAGAATTTGCTGCTTGATGCCAGTGGTGCTCTCAAAGTCTCCGATTTTGGCTTAAGCGCCCTACCCCAGCAAGTTCGG CAAGATGGATTGCTTCACACAACATGCGGGACGCCAAATTATGTTGCTCCAGAG GTGATCGACAATAAGGGCTATGATGGAGCCAAGGCTGACCTATGGTCTTGTGGCGttatactttttgtactcatgGCTGGATATCTACCCTTTGAAGACTCGAATCTTATGTCACTCTACAAAAAG ATATTCAAGGCGGACTTCACGTGCCCTTCATGGTTTTCCTCGAGTGCAAAGAAACTAATCAAAAGAATTCTGGATCCCAAGCCGTCCACC CGTATTATGATCAATGAACTCCTCACGAACGAGTGGTTCAAGAAAGGATTCAAGGCACCTGTTTTCGAAGAAGAGGAAGTTATCCTCGACGACGATATCAATTCTATCTTTAATGAATCAGCG GACTCTCCAAACCTCGTTGTGGAGAGGCGCGACGAAAGGCCCCCAGCCGCACCAGTGACTATGAATGCCTTTGAGCTCATCTCCACCGCACAGGGTCTCAATCTCAGCTCCCTCTTCGAAAAGCAAATG GGTCTTGTGAAGCGAGAAACACGATTTGCATCTAAATGCCCGGCCAATGAGATCATATCGGAAATTGAGAAAGCTGCCGGGCCTATGGGGTTTGATGTGAAGAAAAACAACTACAAG ATGAAACTTTATGGGGAGAAATCTGGGCGGAAGGGTCACCTATCCATTGCGACCGAG ATTTTTGAAGTGGCTCCATCACTTCACATGGTTGAGCTTCGCAAGTCCGGGGGAGATACGTTAGAATTCCACAAG TTTTACAAAAACCTTTCGACTGGGTTGAAAGATATCGTATGGAAAACAGGCGATGAAGTAAAAGAAGAAAGGAGTAATG GCACAGACGTCTCGACAACATAA